The Fortiea contorta PCC 7126 genome has a segment encoding these proteins:
- a CDS encoding S-layer homology domain-containing protein — protein sequence MFNLNRWQSGTAALMAISVTIGAVAPFTTAAPSFAQTTFSDVQSNYWAAQFIQELSQRGVIAGFPDGSFRPEEAVTRAQFAAMVNKAFQKAPQRQAIAFTDVPRNYWASSAIQQAYTIGFLSGYPGNRFEPNQAIPRQQVLVSLANGLEYSVSGNTDSTLQYFNDTSSIADYARNPIAAATQKQIVVNYPNVKFLNPTATATRAQVAAFIYQALVSSNQASAINSPYIVAAAQPSNPVPVSVTIPQGTAIPVKYDKAEKILVTKEETAPLTLTVSQSVVTQAGAVVIPAGSQVVGQLKPAQGGSQFVAQKLVLTTGQEYQINAASEVITKTQTVNKGTSTGAIIQNTVLGAGAAAAVSAVTGDRAIATEEVLGGAGIGALIGLFFGKNSVDLIAIDPDTDLQMTVNQNLLVSLR from the coding sequence ATGTTTAACTTAAATCGTTGGCAATCTGGAACAGCTGCACTGATGGCAATCAGCGTCACCATCGGTGCTGTCGCCCCCTTCACCACCGCAGCACCATCTTTTGCTCAAACTACTTTTTCTGATGTCCAATCTAACTATTGGGCGGCACAATTTATTCAAGAATTATCACAGCGGGGTGTCATCGCCGGATTTCCTGATGGTAGCTTCCGTCCCGAAGAAGCAGTGACGCGGGCCCAATTTGCTGCTATGGTCAACAAAGCTTTTCAAAAAGCACCACAACGACAAGCGATCGCTTTTACCGACGTACCCCGCAACTACTGGGCATCTAGCGCCATTCAACAAGCCTATACCATCGGTTTCCTCTCAGGATATCCCGGCAACCGTTTTGAGCCTAACCAAGCCATTCCACGCCAGCAAGTATTAGTTTCCCTCGCCAACGGTCTAGAATACAGCGTCAGCGGCAACACAGACAGCACTCTACAATACTTCAACGACACCTCCAGCATTGCAGATTACGCCCGTAACCCCATCGCCGCCGCTACACAAAAACAAATAGTTGTCAACTATCCCAACGTTAAGTTTCTCAACCCCACAGCCACCGCCACCCGCGCCCAAGTAGCAGCGTTCATTTACCAAGCCTTGGTTAGTTCTAATCAAGCCAGCGCCATCAACTCACCATACATCGTCGCCGCCGCACAACCAAGCAATCCAGTCCCCGTATCCGTCACCATTCCCCAGGGAACTGCTATCCCTGTGAAGTACGACAAAGCCGAGAAGATTTTGGTAACAAAAGAAGAAACCGCACCTTTGACACTGACAGTATCCCAAAGCGTCGTCACCCAAGCAGGAGCAGTAGTCATTCCCGCTGGTAGTCAGGTAGTTGGTCAACTCAAACCCGCCCAAGGTGGTTCACAATTTGTCGCCCAAAAACTAGTTTTGACCACAGGTCAAGAGTATCAAATTAATGCCGCTTCTGAAGTAATTACCAAAACCCAAACAGTTAACAAAGGCACCAGTACCGGGGCAATTATTCAGAATACCGTTTTAGGTGCAGGCGCCGCCGCCGCTGTATCTGCGGTCACAGGCGATCGCGCGATCGCCACGGAAGAAGTCCTGGGTGGTGCGGGTATCGGTGCCTTAATTGGTCTATTCTTTGGCAAAAATAGCGTTGACCTGATCGCCATTGACCCAGATACTGACCTACAAATGACCGTCAACCAAAACTTATTGGTTTCCCTAAGATAA